The genomic window gagagagagagagaggtcttccatctgctggtttactccccaattggccacaagggccagagctgcgccgctccaaagccaggagctaggagactcttccaggtctcccacggctcCACGGctacgcaggggcccaagcacttgggccatcttcactgctttcccaggccacagcagagtgcaggATTGGAAGTTTAGCACCCTGGACtcaattggcgcccatatgggatgcttgcaggaCTGGCAGTGGCTttcaccggctatgccacagcagtgtccCTGCATATGCAAATCGGAATGACATACCACTACACTCTCACTCGATTGGACAACACTCAAAAGTTGATACTCATCCAGAGCTTGACAAAGTGAAAAGCGTAAATTGTCCTCCTAGGCAGAGAGTGTTTCAACTGTTACAAACTTGGGCAGAACAGTTTGAATGGTCAAGTGTGCATTCACAGACACGTTTTCCAAGATCTGTTCTtctctttttgaaagatgtattcatgcattcgaaaggcagagttagagagaggcagtgatcctctggttcactccctaatggcctcaacctccagagctgagacgatcctaagccaggagccaggagccaggagccaggagccaggagccaggagctgcttctgcgtctcccatgtgggtgcagtcctggggccatcctctgtggcATACCCAGgtacaataacagggagctggacctgatgAGGAGTAGcccggactggaaccagcacccatgtgggatgctggccccataggTCCTAGAcatcggctttacccgctgtgccacagcgccggccccttccacagagctttgaagtacacttgaatgaggctgctgccagcacaTGACATGCTGCTtgacaatacacatttttatgaatagAATGAGCACACTGAaattagaatgaaaaatgaatacatacattAGAAATAGTTGTTTATCGTCAAGTCCTGCGTGCATAAGACACTATTTCAATGCgttttcattaatttaataagAATGTAGCGGATGTATCACATTGCACATATTAATGTGATTCTGTGTGATGTCTTGATGcatgtgtacattgtgtaatAGCTATTcatgggactggtgctatggcctaGCGGGCaacaccaccacctgcaatggcagcatcccatatgggtgccagttagagtctcagTGCTGGGTAGTTAGCCGCATACCataatcactttttttcttttttttttttttttaaaaaaaaacaggtttttgGTATGTAGTCACATATACAACTTCTGTTTATTAAGTGgtgttcttttaatttatttgaaaggcagagtgaccgagagaggggaagaaacagagcaaagaggagatcttccagggaggctagcagggagctgcactggaaacagagcagccaggagtcccgCACAGCTGTGGGCTGCTGGAGCCCTAAGTGGAGGCAACACAGCCTCGGCTCCACCTTCTTCACTTTAGTCCTTTCCTACTGAACTCACTTGAATCCTTTCTACCGAATGCGTCTTTTTCTTAACTATGAAGGATCTTCTAAAAGTTGCTAGAAATGTATTaagaggctggcgccgaggctcacttggctaatcctctgcctgtggtgctggcagccccggttctagtcccaattggggcgctggattctgtcccagttgctcatcttccagtccagctctctgctgtggcccaggaaggcaatggaggatggcccaggtccttgggccctgcacccacatgggagaccaggaggaggcacctggctcctggcttgggatcggcacaatgtgccagccgcagcgggatggccatggcagccatttgagaggtgaaacaacagaaggaagacctttctctctctctctgtctctctctctctctctctctgtctaaccgTGCCTGCCTTcctataaataaatgaagaaagaaagaaagaaaagaaaaagaaaaaaaggaaatgtattaaGAAAATCCATGTTTCTATATCAATTTTAAtactaaaataattgtatttttaaaaggaattttgcaAATCTTTGAAAAGGACTTTTGTGTAAAATGTCCCCTTAGGGGCCTGTAGGGTGAGAGAAAGGATTAGTTCACACCCTACAGGGCTGACCTCCCATAGTGCATGTTCTGGCCACtccccttccactccagctttctgccactgcacctgggaaagctgtgggaatggcccaagtactccagcccctgcccctcttgggggagaccaggatggaattcctggctcctgggctcagcctggcccagccctgcctgtggctcccagctggggagggagccagcagatgcaagacaggttgttgtcactcttccttcccaatgAAGCTTTTCACAAAGTACCCGCTCCATTCATTTGATATTCGTGTTGCTCCCTGGGATTTCTTTGGTTGTATCTGTCAAGGTTGCCTGTCCCCAACACTTGATTTTCCACTCTGATGTTCCTTTGAGTTTGGCTACAAATGTCAACGCAAAGGGTGGGGCAAAATGAAGCTGGCCTGTCAGACAGAAACCCAGCTCTGGGATTTCCTGAGCTGAGGGCTGATTGGATTCGAACCTGGCCCAGGTATAAAGCCGGAAGGAAGCGCGGAGAGATGGAGCCTCCTTGCGACTGCAGCGGCCACGGGAAACCACCTCTCTCTGAGTCCTAGAGTGTGTTCACCTGGATCAGGATTTCATCCACGGCAGGTAGCTCAATTTCTTATTCTGTTAGACCGTATTTGGTGCCTGTGCTTTTGAGAAAGTCCTTATGCCAAAAGCGTTGAAGACTCCATTTCAACTTTAAAAACGTCTTTGGGAGACGTTTATTAATGCCACCTATGTTATCCTAATATGCTTTATGTGCGttgtctctctgttctcttcGTGTTTCTCCATGTACTCTTCTGTAGGAGTATTCACGGATTTTttcaaacatgtatttattttttgagtggCAGGGTtaggacagagagatggagagacggggaaagaggtcttccctccttgGGTTCTGCTATGCCATTAACAAGCCTGGAAAAGAGACCTTCTCATTTCTCCACATTTCGATCTCTGTTAGGGCTTCCCATAGAAAGGAAACCACGTAGCAAATCAGCAGAGAGGGGCAGGCCACTCTAGCTTaggtggttaatcctccgcctaggggcCAGCATCCCCAATGGGCTCTGATTGGAGTTCCAACGGCTCTGCTCTCAACCCTGCTCCctgagatggcctgggaaagcagtggaaggagatCCAAGTGCTCTGACCCACTGTACCCACGGGGgatgcagaagcagctccaggtttggatgggcccagctctggctgttgaggccatttggggagtgaacaggcagatggaagacctccctctctctctctctctctctctctctctctctgtgtgtgtgtgtgtgtgtgtgtgtgattctgcctgTGAAATGAATGAATCCATCTTTACTAAAGAGAGACTACGTAGAGAAGATCCTCTGGGGGAAATTCTAGGGGGACGATCTAGAACACACCTGGGGACTCAGAGTCGCCCACTTTCCTGTCTTGCAGCCATGACGCCTGAGAGCTCCGGCCCCCAGAACCCCAGCTGCCACATCATGACATTCTACCCAACCATGGAGGAGTTTATGGACTTCAACCAATTTATCGCTCAGATGGAATCTCAGGGTGCACACCGAGGAGGCCTGGCCAAGGTCATCCCACCCAAGGAGTGGAGGGCCAGACAGAGCTACGACGACATGGATGACATCTTGATAGCCCGCCCCCTCCAGCAGAAGGCCTATGGCGGGGCAGGTGTCTTCACTCAGttccacagaaagaggagagccaTGACCCTGAGACAGTATCGCCAGCTGGCCACCAGCACAAAATACCAGACCCCAGCGCACCTGACTTTCGAAGAGTTGGAGCAAAAGTACTGGAAGACCCGTGTCTACGATGCCCCGATCTACGGCGCTGGCATCAGCGGCTCTCTGTTTGATGAAAACACGGCACACTGGAACCTCAGGCGCCTGGGCTCGCCTCTGGACCTGCTGGCGCAGGAGTGCGGCGTCGTCATCGAGGGCGTCAACACGCCCTACCTGTACTTTGGCATGTGGAAGACCACGTTCGCCTGGCACACGGAGGACATGGACCTGTACAGCATCAACTACCTGCACTTCGGGGAGCCCAAGACGTGGTACGCGGTGCCCCCGGAGCACGGGCGGCGCCTGGAGCGCCTGGCCGGGCAGCTGTTCCCGGGCAGTTCCCGCAGCTGCCAGGCCTTCCTGCGGCACAAGGTGGCCCTCATCTCGCCCAGCGTCCTGCGGCAGAACGGCATCCCCTTCCGCCGCGTCACTCAGCAGGCTGGCGAGTTCATGGTGACCTTTCCTTACGGCTACCACGCGGGCTTCAACCACGGCTTCAACTGCGCCGAAGCCATCAATTTCGCCACCCCGCGCTGGATCGACTATGGCAAAGTGGCCTCCCAGTGCAGCTGCGGGGAGGCCAGGGTCACCTTTGACATGGACCCCTTCGTTCGTATCCTGCAACCCGAGCGCTACGAACTGTGGAAACGCGGGCAAGACCGTGGCGCTGTGGCCCTCCCGGAGCCCATGGGCCAAACAAGCCAGGATCCACACACTAGCCGGGAGCCAGGCACCAGCCAGCCGCTTCTCACCAGCCAGGGGCcaagcctcagccaggagccacgcAGCAGTGAGGAacctcacagcagccaggagcttctcaccagccaggggccaagcctcagccaggagccaggcaccagtGAGGAGCCATGCAGCAGCCAGAAATCACGCCGCTGCCTGAAGCCGCGCCCCAGCCACGCGTTGTGCACCAGCCAGGAGCTGACGGCCTGTAGGCAGGATCGCGGGCTCtggagggctgccctgggcctcaggcaGCTTTCCTCGCCCCAGGCTAGGTCCACTGGGCCTGTGCCGGCCTCTGGTAGCACCCGTCGAGCTGCTCCTGTGGGCCCCGGATCTCAGTtggctctgggccacagcagtgatgTCACACTGCACACTGACGTTCGCAGGTCCAGGCAGCCCGACCTGGCCTGGTTACCGACTCCAGCTCTGTCTGCCGAGGCTGTGTGCCTGTCAGCTGCTAGACCTGGTCATGGTAGTGGTCGGCGTCCTCGGCCACTGCAAGCTGAGGAGCCCAGCCTGGAGGTTCCACCCAAGAGGCGGCTGTTGTCCCCCTCTGCACACACCGATGCTGGCGCCGAGGCTCCGCCCCTGCCCAGTGATGGAGCTTCAGAGGTCAGTGCTACTCAGAGCCCTGAACGCCCGTTTCCTGCCAAGGCTTCGGGATGTTGCTGCGCCCCGGATCTTCAGCCCTTGGGGCCCCCGCTGGATCCCCATGCCCCGATGCACCCGggcccctgcctgctctccttGGACAGCATCACCGTGGGTCTCCCTGACGTGGTGCCGCTGACTCCTCCCAGCACCAGCGTGCAGccattcagaagcttctgcagggacactgctggggactGGGCGTCTCCTGGGAATCAGGCAGAGGATGGGGTGGTGCGCCGCACTTGCGCCTCCAGAACCTTGGCTGCGTCTGTGCTTGCCCCCGGCCCTGGTGTGCCTGATGCTAGTCCCCTCTGGCTCAAGCCACAGGGAGGCGCTTTCTGGTGGCATGAGCCAAGTTCAGCACCAGTGAACGCTCTTCAGCCCCTGAGCCCTTGACCATCTGCTCTGTGACTGTGCAGTGGCCCCTGACCCTCAGAACCTGTAAAGTTCCCAGCCACGGGAGCATTCATCCTGGCCTGTCCCCACTGGAGACCTAGTACCTGACTGGCATTTCTGATTTCTGCCTGTTATGTATTCCTCGTGCAAAGAGAAACGAGAACTCCTTGGCgtgtttttaaacttaaattgTATATGAAGCAGAGTAGATGAAAGGTAGTCAATGattgtatttttgtattcttgTTGCTGAAGTTGTTTTAATTGCTCAAATAAACTTCACTGAATGAATTTAGTGTAAGTTTTTTCTCTAAGCtggtttaaaagagaaaatgtagGAATAAGCTTATCTTAGCAATGCAGTCAGAACAAAAGGGATAGGATCAAGTACTCATGAATGCCAATGGCAGCTGACAAAATTCAAGCCTAGGTAGGCCTTGTTTCAAAACATACCACCACGAGGAAGCTGCATACCCTCTGAAGATGCAGACTTTTTATTTAGTTACTATTTAGTACCAAAGTCAGCATTTTACTGAAGAAGAAATACTTGATACATGTCTagcaaaatatatagaatttagaGGCATCCCTAATACAAAATGAAGGTTATATGTGCAGGAAGGCAGGtggcaaaatgtattttattgttgCAGTTGGTAGAAACGGAATAGTAGGACAACCCGGGGTGGGGAGAGTCTCGTCTTCCTTTTCTCCCCTGATCTTCACCCTAAGAGGGATTCTTGGCTGCCCAGAATTACAGCCCCAGACTCTTTAGTAAAATGCTCACGGGCATGTCGGCCACGAGGAAGCagatgataagtttattttttttaaagatttagttatttgcttgaaagtcagtgttaaacagagagagaaggagaggcagacagagagagagagagagagagagagaggtcttccatctgctggtttactccccaattggccacaagggccagagctgcgccgctccaaagccaggagctaggagactcttccaggtctcccacggctcCACGGctacgcaggggcccaagcacttgggccatcttcactgctttcccaggccacagcagagtgcaggATTGGAAGTTTAGCACCCTGGACtcaattggcgcccatatgggatgcttgcaggaCTGGCAGTGGCTttcaccggctatgccacagcagtgtccCTGCATATGCAAATCGGAATGACATACCACTACACTCTCACTCGATTGGACAACACTCAAAAGTTGATACTCATCCAGAGCTTGACAAAGTGAAAAGCGTAAATTGTCCTCCTAGGCAGAGAGTGTTTCAACTGTTACAAACTTGGGCAGAACAGTTTGAATGGTCAAGTGTGCATTCACAGACACGTTTTCCAAGATCTGTTCTtctctttttgaaagatgtattcatgcattcgaaaggcagagttagagagaggcagtgatcctctggttcactccctaatggcctcaacctccagagctgagacgatcctaagccaggagccaggagccaggagccaggagccaggagccaggagccaggagccaggagctgcttctgcgtctcccatgtgggtgcagtcctggggccatcctctgtggcATACCCAGgtacaataacagggagctggacctgatgAGGAGTAGcccggactggaaccagcacccatgtgggatgctggccccataggTCCTAGAcatcggctttacccgctgtgccacagcgccggccccttccacagagctttgaagtacacttgaatgaggctgctgccagcacaTGACATGCTGCTtgacaatacacatttttatgaatagAATGAGCACACTGAaattagaatgaaaaatgaatacatacattAGAAATAGTTGTTTATCGTCAAGTCCTGCGTGCATAAGACACTATTTCAATGCgttttcattaatttaataagAATGTAGCGGATGTATCACATTGCACATATTAATGTGATTCTGTGTGATGTCTTGATGcatgtgtacattgtgtaatAGCTATTcatgggactggtgctatggcctaGCGGGCaacaccaccacctgcaatggcagcatcccatatgggtgccagttagagtctcagTGCTGGGTAGTTAGCCGCATACCataatcactttttttcttttttttttttttttaaaaaaaaaacaggtttttgGTATGTAGTCACATATACAACTTCTGTTTATTAAGTGgtgttcttttaatttatttgaaaggcagagtgaccgagagaggggaagaaacagagcaaagaggagatcttccagggaggctagcagggagctgcactggaaacagagcagccaggagtcccgCACAGCTGTGGGCTGCTGGAGCCCTAAGTGGAGGCAACACAGCCTCGGCTCCACCTTCTTCACTTTAGTCCTTTCCTACTGAACTCACTTGAATCCTTTCTACCGAATGCGTCTTTTTCTTAACTATGAAGGATCTTCTAAAAGTTGCTAGAAATGTATTaagaggctggcgccgaggctcacttggctaatcctctgcctgtggtgctggcagccccggttctagtcccaattggggcgctggattctgtcccagttgctcatcttccagtccagctctctgctgtggcccaggaaggcaatggaggatggcccaggtccttgggccctgcacccacatgggagaccaggaggaggcacctggctcctggcttgggatcggcacaatgtgccagccgcagcgggatggccatggcagccatttgagaggtgaaacaacagaaggaagacctttctctctctctctgtctctctctctctctctctctgtctaaccgTGCCTGCCTTcctataaataaatgaagaaagaaagaaagaaaagaaaaagaaaaaaaggaaatgtattaaGAAAATCCATGTTTCTATATCAATTTTAAtactaaaataattgtatttttaaaaggaattttgcaAATCTTTGAAAAGGACTTTTGTGTAAAATGTCCCCTTAGGGGCCTGTAGGGTGAGAGAAAGGATTAGTTCACACCCTACAGGGCTGACCTCCCATAGTGCATGTTCTGGCCACtccccttccactccagctttctgccactgcacctgggaaagctgtgggaatggcccaagtactccagcccctgcccctcttgggggagaccaggatggaattcctggctcctgggctcagcctggcccagccctgcctgtggctcccagctggggagggagccagcagatgcaagacaggttgttgtcactcttccttcccaatgAAGCTTTTCACAAAGTACCCGCTCCATTCATTTGATATTCGTGTTGCTCCCTGGGATTTCTTTGGTTGTATCTGTCAAGGTTGCCTGTCCCCAACACTTGATTTTCCACTCTGATGTTCCTTTGAGTTTGGCTACAAATGTCAACGCAAAGGGTGGGGCAAAATGAAGCTGGCCTGTCAGACAGAAACCCAGCTCTGGGATTTCCTGAGCTGAGGGCTGATTGGATTCGAACCTGGCCCAGGTATAAAGCCGGAAGGAAGCGCGGAGAGATGGAGCCTCCTTGCGACTGCAGCGGCCACGGGAAACCACCTCTCTCTGAGTCCTAGAGTGTGTTCACCTGGATCAGGATTTCATCCACGGCAGGTAGCTCAATTTCTTATTCTGTTAGACCGTATTTGGTGCCTGTGCTTTTGAGAAAGTCCTTATGCCAAAAGCGTTGAAGACTCCATTTCAACTTTAAAAACGTCTTTGGGAGACGTTTATTAATGCCACCTATGTTATCCTAATATGCTTTATGTGCGttgtctctctgttctcttcGTGTTTCTCCATGTACTCTTCTGTAGGAGTATTCACGGATTTTttcaaacatgtatttattttttgagtggCAGGGTtaggacagagagatggagagacggggaaagaggtcttccctccttgGGTTCTGCTATGCCATTAACAAGCCTGGAAAAGAGACCTT from Oryctolagus cuniculus chromosome 1, mOryCun1.1, whole genome shotgun sequence includes these protein-coding regions:
- the LOC138846088 gene encoding lysine-specific demethylase 4D-like, translated to MTPESSGPQNPSCHIMTFYPTMEEFMDFNQFIAQMESQGAHRGGLAKVIPPKEWRARQSYDDMDDILIARPLQQKAYGGAGVFTQFHRKRRAMTLRQYRQLATSTKYQTPAHLTFEELEQKYWKTRVYDAPIYGAGISGSLFDENTAHWNLRRLGSPLDLLAQECGVVIEGVNTPYLYFGMWKTTFAWHTEDMDLYSINYLHFGEPKTWYAVPPEHGRRLERLAGQLFPGSSRSCQAFLRHKVALISPSVLRQNGIPFRRVTQQAGEFMVTFPYGYHAGFNHGFNCAEAINFATPRWIDYGKVASQCSCGEARVTFDMDPFVRILQPERYELWKRGQDRGAVALPEPMGQTSQDPHTSREPGTSQPLLTSQGPSLSQEPRSSEEPHSSQELLTSQGPSLSQEPGTSEEPCSSQKSRRCLKPRPSHALCTSQELTACRQDRGLWRAALGLRQLSSPQARSTGPVPASGSTRRAAPVGPGSQLALGHSSDVTLHTDVRRSRQPDLAWLPTPALSAEAVCLSAARPGHGSGRRPRPLQAEEPSLEVPPKRRLLSPSAHTDAGAEAPPLPSDGASEVSATQSPERPFPAKASGCCCAPDLQPLGPPLDPHAPMHPGPCLLSLDSITVGLPDVVPLTPPSTSVQPFRSFCRDTAGDWASPGNQAEDGVVRRTCASRTLAASVLAPGPGVPDASPLWLKPQGGAFWWHEPSSAPVNALQPLSP